One window of the Runella slithyformis DSM 19594 genome contains the following:
- a CDS encoding KUP/HAK/KT family potassium transporter, which produces MEHGNGHHNLDKISGAGLLVALGIVYGDIGTSPLYVMQAIIGKGRINEEVVLGALSCVFWTLTLQTTIKYVILILRADNRGEGGTLALFALVRRHAKWLTIPTMIGGAALLADGIICPPISVSSAVEGLEILYPDIQTVPIVLVILAVLFVIQVFGTKVVGGAFGPIMLVWFSTLGILGFSHVIQNPLVIKALSPHYAYQLLVEHPGGFALLGAVFLCTTGAEALYSDLGHCGRGNIRVSWVFVKMTLLLNYFGQSAWLMAHNGQYLNGRKPFYELMPDWFLLPGIAIATMAAIIASQALITGSFTLVSEAIRLNFWPKIKLKYPSAQKGQLYVPSINLLLFIGCVAVVLYFKRSTNMEAAYGLAITLTMLVDTLLMSYYLYTHRYNMWLVIVFLVVYFAVESAFMLANLEKFTHGGWVSVLICTILATVMFIWLKAGQIKAQLTEYTKLATYIDALKELSRDVSIPKYATHLVFMSNASRTSEVESKIIYSIFEKRPKRADIYWFVHVDTTDEPYTMQYKVDVIEPDDVIKVTFRLGFRIEQRINLYLRRIIEDMVKNKEVDITSRYESLHRHNVIGDFRFVVLEKFLSYENELPIFEQLIMKAYFFIKGFTNSEDKWFGLDSSAVKIEKVPLIIRAIDKVNLQRIYG; this is translated from the coding sequence ATGGAACACGGTAACGGTCACCATAATTTAGATAAAATTTCGGGCGCAGGTTTATTGGTTGCATTAGGCATTGTATACGGAGATATCGGAACCTCTCCATTGTACGTAATGCAGGCTATTATCGGCAAAGGCCGCATTAATGAAGAAGTCGTATTGGGCGCTCTTTCGTGCGTATTCTGGACGCTGACCCTCCAGACAACCATCAAGTACGTCATTTTGATCCTTCGGGCCGACAACCGGGGAGAAGGCGGAACCTTAGCATTATTTGCGTTGGTACGTCGACATGCCAAGTGGCTCACCATTCCCACCATGATCGGGGGAGCGGCACTCCTGGCCGACGGGATCATTTGCCCCCCTATTTCAGTTTCCTCGGCCGTGGAAGGATTAGAGATTCTATATCCTGATATTCAAACGGTTCCTATTGTTCTGGTTATTTTGGCGGTACTGTTTGTCATTCAGGTATTTGGGACAAAAGTGGTCGGCGGGGCTTTTGGGCCGATCATGCTGGTATGGTTTTCGACCTTGGGGATTTTAGGGTTTTCGCACGTTATCCAAAATCCGCTCGTCATCAAAGCCCTCAGCCCTCATTATGCCTATCAATTGTTGGTAGAGCATCCCGGTGGATTTGCGCTGTTGGGAGCCGTATTTCTCTGTACCACCGGAGCGGAGGCGCTCTATTCCGACTTAGGCCACTGCGGTCGGGGAAATATTCGGGTAAGTTGGGTATTTGTTAAAATGACCCTGTTACTCAACTACTTCGGTCAGTCGGCGTGGCTGATGGCCCATAACGGCCAATACCTCAACGGACGTAAACCTTTTTATGAGCTCATGCCGGATTGGTTTCTGTTGCCGGGCATTGCCATTGCCACCATGGCGGCGATCATTGCCAGCCAAGCCTTGATCACGGGCTCGTTTACGCTGGTCAGTGAAGCCATTCGACTGAATTTCTGGCCAAAGATCAAACTGAAATATCCTTCGGCCCAAAAAGGACAACTCTATGTGCCGAGCATCAACCTGCTTCTTTTTATCGGTTGTGTGGCGGTGGTTTTGTATTTCAAACGCTCTACCAATATGGAAGCGGCCTACGGCTTGGCCATTACGCTGACCATGCTCGTCGATACGCTGCTGATGTCTTATTATCTCTATACGCACCGCTACAATATGTGGCTGGTCATTGTGTTTTTGGTGGTATATTTTGCGGTAGAAAGCGCGTTTATGCTGGCCAATTTAGAGAAGTTTACGCACGGCGGTTGGGTATCGGTACTGATCTGTACCATTTTGGCAACGGTTATGTTCATCTGGCTGAAAGCAGGTCAGATCAAGGCCCAATTGACGGAATATACCAAGTTGGCAACGTACATTGATGCGCTCAAAGAACTCAGCCGCGACGTAAGCATTCCTAAATATGCCACGCACCTGGTGTTTATGTCCAATGCTTCGCGAACGAGTGAAGTGGAGTCCAAAATTATTTATTCCATCTTCGAAAAACGCCCCAAGCGGGCCGATATCTATTGGTTTGTACACGTTGATACCACCGATGAACCGTATACAATGCAGTATAAAGTGGATGTCATTGAGCCTGATGATGTCATTAAAGTCACTTTTCGACTCGGATTCAGGATAGAACAGCGCATCAATCTTTACCTGCGCCGTATCATCGAAGACATGGTCAAAAACAAAGAAGTGGATATTACCAGCCGATACGAGTCACTGCACCGACACAATGTCATCGGTGATTTCCGCTTTGTGGTGCTGGAAAAATTCCTTTCGTACGAAAACGAGTTGCCTATTTTTGAGCAACTCATCATGAAAGCATATTTCTTTATTAAGGGCTTTACCAATAGTGAAGATAAATGGTTTGGGTTGGATAGCAGTGCCGTAAAGATTGAAAAAGTACCGCTTATTATCAGGGCTATTGATAAAGTAAATCTACAACGGATTTACGGCTAA
- a CDS encoding KUP/HAK/KT family potassium transporter gives MESNEGHRHNNSKVSAAGLLIALGIIYGDIGTSPLYVMKAVTGTVKPIMENEILGALSLVFWTLTLQTTFKYVILILRADNRGEGGIFALYALVRRHAKWITVPAMIGGAALLADGIITPPISVSSAVEGLKIIYPELKTIPIVIAILSALFLIQSFGTGIVGRAFGPIMLIWFLMLAVLGFSHISDAPEVLKCFNPYYGYWLLFEYPEGFWLLGAVFLCTTGAEALYSDLGHCGRGNIRVSWVFVKATLFLNYLGQGAYLLSIKGQPLGTRNPFYDLMPDWFLLPGICIATMAAIIASQALITGSFTLVSEAIRLNFWPKVRLRYPSVQKGQLYVPSVNWLLLAGCIGVVLYFQESSRMEAAYGLAITLTMLMTTLLMSYYLYAKRYNFWGIILFLVLYLGIEGSFLVANLLKFMHGGWVSLIIGGTIVSLMIIWYNSFYIKQQLTEYVKLDRYLDALKELSRDVSIPKYATHLVFMSSASRINEIESKVIYSIFQKRPKRADIYWFVHVDTTDDPYTLEYKVNILEPEDVVKVNFYLGFRVEQRINLYLRKVIEEMVKNKEVDITSRYESLNKQNVVGDFRFVVLEKFLSYENELPLFEQLIMKAYFFIKGFTNSEDKWFGLDASAVKIEKVPLVIQPIENVTLKRRYN, from the coding sequence ATGGAATCTAACGAAGGTCATCGGCACAACAACTCAAAAGTTTCAGCGGCCGGATTACTCATTGCACTGGGGATCATTTACGGAGATATCGGAACCTCTCCCCTTTACGTCATGAAGGCTGTCACTGGAACGGTCAAGCCGATCATGGAAAATGAGATATTAGGGGCGCTCTCCTTGGTATTTTGGACACTTACCCTGCAAACCACTTTTAAATACGTTATTTTAATTCTTCGCGCCGACAACCGGGGCGAGGGAGGTATCTTTGCCTTGTACGCCTTGGTGCGCCGGCATGCCAAGTGGATCACTGTTCCGGCCATGATCGGCGGGGCAGCATTGCTTGCCGACGGCATCATTACCCCGCCCATCTCGGTCTCTTCGGCCGTAGAAGGGTTAAAGATCATTTATCCTGAACTGAAGACCATCCCCATTGTTATTGCCATTTTATCGGCGCTGTTTTTGATTCAGAGCTTTGGAACAGGTATTGTGGGCCGTGCGTTCGGACCCATTATGCTTATTTGGTTCCTGATGCTGGCGGTGTTGGGATTCAGTCATATCAGCGATGCGCCCGAAGTGCTCAAGTGTTTTAATCCATATTACGGGTATTGGCTGTTGTTTGAGTATCCCGAAGGCTTTTGGCTGTTAGGAGCGGTATTTTTGTGTACTACCGGGGCGGAAGCATTGTATTCAGATCTGGGGCACTGCGGCCGGGGCAATATTCGGGTAAGTTGGGTATTCGTAAAAGCGACGCTTTTTCTGAACTATCTTGGTCAGGGAGCATATCTGCTCAGCATCAAAGGTCAACCGCTCGGAACTCGCAATCCATTCTATGACCTCATGCCGGATTGGTTTTTATTGCCGGGCATTTGCATTGCGACCATGGCGGCGATCATTGCCAGTCAGGCCCTGATCACCGGTTCGTTTACGCTGGTCAGTGAGGCCATTCGCCTGAATTTCTGGCCCAAAGTACGGTTACGTTATCCAAGCGTCCAAAAAGGGCAATTGTACGTGCCCAGCGTCAATTGGCTGCTTTTGGCGGGCTGCATCGGAGTGGTGCTGTATTTTCAGGAATCGTCCCGAATGGAAGCGGCCTACGGGTTGGCCATTACATTGACCATGTTGATGACCACGCTTTTGATGTCCTACTACCTGTACGCCAAGCGGTATAATTTTTGGGGTATTATTTTGTTCCTGGTTCTCTATTTAGGGATTGAAGGCTCTTTTTTGGTGGCCAACCTCCTCAAATTTATGCATGGCGGTTGGGTGTCTCTGATCATCGGAGGGACCATTGTTTCCCTGATGATTATTTGGTACAATTCTTTTTATATCAAACAGCAACTGACCGAGTACGTCAAGTTGGACAGGTACCTGGACGCGCTCAAAGAACTCAGTCGTGACGTAAGTATTCCTAAATATGCTACGCATTTGGTATTTATGTCGAGTGCTTCGCGGATAAACGAGATTGAGTCAAAAGTGATCTATTCTATATTCCAAAAACGCCCGAAACGGGCGGATATCTATTGGTTTGTACATGTTGATACCACCGATGATCCATACACGCTGGAATACAAGGTCAATATTCTTGAGCCTGAAGACGTGGTAAAGGTCAATTTCTATCTGGGTTTCCGGGTTGAGCAGCGTATTAATCTCTATCTGCGTAAGGTGATTGAAGAAATGGTGAAAAACAAGGAGGTAGATATTACCAGCCGCTATGAATCCCTTAACAAACAAAATGTGGTGGGTGATTTCAGGTTTGTGGTATTGGAAAAGTTTTTGTCCTATGAAAACGAATTACCTTTGTTTGAGCAACTCATCATGAAAGCTTATTTCTTTATTAAAGGATTTACCAATAGTGAAGATAAGTGGTTTGGACTGGATGCCAGTGCAGTAAAGATTGAGAAAGTTCCTTTGGTGATTCAGCCTATTGAAAACGTAACGCTTAAAAGAAGATATAATTAA
- a CDS encoding nuclear transport factor 2 family protein: protein MKKTFAFLLITCFSVFNSTFAQSKDEAAVASAVEALKKAMIDADKAALESLTDEALSYGHSNGKIEDKAEFVRAIVSGESDFVTINLTEQTIKIVGNAAIVRHKLAGTTNNSGKPGTANLALLMVWQKQKGSWKLLARQAVKI, encoded by the coding sequence ATGAAAAAGACATTCGCATTTTTACTGATTACGTGCTTTTCCGTATTCAACAGCACTTTTGCACAGTCCAAAGACGAAGCTGCCGTGGCAAGTGCCGTAGAAGCCCTAAAAAAAGCAATGATCGATGCCGATAAAGCGGCACTGGAAAGTCTTACCGACGAGGCCCTCAGCTACGGGCATTCCAATGGAAAGATTGAAGATAAAGCGGAGTTTGTGCGTGCCATTGTAAGCGGTGAATCTGATTTTGTAACCATCAATCTTACGGAACAAACCATTAAAATTGTCGGAAATGCCGCCATTGTAAGGCACAAGTTAGCCGGGACGACCAATAACAGCGGTAAACCCGGTACGGCAAACCTTGCGCTTTTGATGGTATGGCAAAAACAAAAAGGAAGCTGGAAATTGCTGGCCCGTCAGGCGGTAAAAATTTAG
- a CDS encoding HPF/RaiA family ribosome-associated protein, with protein sequence MRLQVHAIHFDADSKLLEFIEKKLGKLETFYDRITSGEVYLRLDKSESSKVKNKVVEVKINVPNAELFVKESGRSFEEGTDLALEALKIQIKKYKAKRQDVENRTIKDATTNGAEVAEEIEIEEI encoded by the coding sequence ATGAGACTTCAAGTGCACGCGATCCATTTCGACGCAGATTCTAAATTGCTCGAATTCATTGAAAAAAAACTCGGAAAACTCGAAACATTTTATGACCGAATAACCAGCGGAGAAGTATACCTCCGATTAGATAAAAGTGAAAGCAGCAAAGTCAAAAATAAAGTTGTAGAAGTAAAGATCAACGTTCCCAATGCGGAGTTGTTTGTGAAAGAAAGCGGCAGAAGTTTTGAAGAGGGTACTGACTTAGCCCTTGAGGCACTCAAAATTCAGATAAAAAAATACAAAGCCAAACGGCAGGATGTAGAGAATAGAACCATCAAAGACGCCACAACTAATGGTGCAGAAGTAGCCGAAGAAATAGAAATAGAGGAGATTTAG
- a CDS encoding NADH-quinone oxidoreductase subunit N, with protein MRLQDHLYHVIQSLPGFIPETWLAGAFLFIILSEILLKYSRWQSQTNGILRALTVILLTVAFGLVFLQWNDLGGYLFHHLIYLDHKAGFFKLLILTATLLVLLHVQLMRTDLPAEFYSLLLAVVLGLFLMTMAVNGLSMYLSIELVSIGSYLMATLGKGKTSGEGGIKYLLFGALSSAIMLYGLSLLYGMTGTLNFTSDVFAHQLTQNPPIILLVVGFLTLGGVLFKLSLVPFHVWPPDVYEAAPTPVVSFLSTTPKAAALLLLMRLLSVLPADFQKLTAIIALVSILAGNLAALWQNDLKRLMAYSGIAQAGFMIVGLAALNQTGFESTTFYVTIYVLTNLAVFLLIDLLGQITPTLASIAGKGVMYPFLSVCFTLLIVALVGLPPTAGFTAKLLVFSSLWEAYQTTGDQLLIILLALGLLNAVVSLFYYFKVPFYLFFRTAASSSPADRIPYTAAIAVSLLTLTVLLLFFKTDWLLDWIRLL; from the coding sequence TTGCGACTCCAAGACCATCTTTACCACGTTATCCAAAGTCTGCCCGGTTTTATCCCCGAAACGTGGCTGGCAGGAGCTTTTTTATTCATTATTCTCAGTGAAATATTGCTGAAATACAGCCGTTGGCAATCACAAACCAACGGCATTTTGCGGGCGTTGACCGTTATTCTGCTTACGGTGGCGTTTGGTTTGGTTTTTCTTCAATGGAACGATTTGGGCGGGTATTTATTTCATCACCTGATCTATCTCGACCACAAAGCCGGTTTCTTCAAACTGCTTATTCTGACGGCTACGCTCTTGGTGCTTCTGCACGTTCAGCTCATGCGGACAGATTTGCCGGCTGAATTTTACAGCCTTTTGTTAGCGGTAGTCTTGGGCCTTTTTCTGATGACGATGGCGGTCAATGGCCTGAGTATGTATCTTTCCATTGAATTGGTGTCGATCGGGTCGTATTTAATGGCCACGTTGGGCAAGGGAAAAACATCAGGGGAAGGCGGTATCAAGTACCTGTTGTTTGGGGCGTTGAGTTCTGCTATTATGTTGTACGGATTGTCTTTATTGTATGGTATGACGGGAACGCTGAATTTCACGAGCGACGTATTTGCCCATCAGTTAACCCAAAACCCGCCGATTATTTTATTGGTTGTGGGGTTTCTTACGCTGGGCGGGGTTTTGTTCAAGTTGTCGTTGGTGCCCTTTCATGTGTGGCCGCCGGATGTGTACGAGGCAGCGCCTACACCCGTTGTTTCCTTTCTGTCAACGACGCCTAAGGCCGCCGCGCTGCTGTTGCTGATGCGGCTTTTGAGCGTATTGCCCGCCGATTTTCAAAAACTTACGGCCATTATTGCGCTAGTGAGTATTTTGGCGGGAAATCTTGCGGCCCTTTGGCAAAATGATCTGAAACGGCTCATGGCCTATTCGGGTATTGCGCAGGCGGGTTTTATGATTGTAGGCTTGGCGGCGTTGAATCAAACAGGATTTGAAAGCACTACTTTTTACGTGACGATTTATGTATTGACCAATCTTGCAGTCTTTTTGCTGATTGATCTATTGGGGCAAATTACTCCGACACTGGCTTCCATTGCGGGAAAAGGAGTTATGTATCCCTTTTTAAGCGTTTGTTTCACGCTCCTGATAGTGGCATTGGTAGGGCTTCCGCCAACGGCAGGATTTACGGCTAAGCTGCTCGTGTTTTCGTCACTTTGGGAAGCCTATCAGACCACCGGCGACCAATTGCTGATCATTCTTTTGGCGCTTGGGTTACTCAATGCCGTTGTTTCGCTGTTTTATTATTTTAAAGTTCCGTTTTATCTGTTTTTCAGAACGGCTGCTTCTTCATCGCCTGCCGACCGTATTCCGTACACAGCAGCAATCGCAGTATCTTTATTGACCCTTACGGTTTTACTGCTTTTTTTCAAAACGGATTGGCTGCTTGATTGGATTCGGCTCCTGTAA
- a CDS encoding NAD-dependent epimerase/dehydratase family protein, with the protein MKILITGGAGFVGSSLAIALKTNYPSYEIYCLDNLKRKGSELNVARISQLGIHYVHGDIRNKEDFDSLPAVDTVIEASAEPSVLAGLDGTPDYLINTNLFGTVNCLNYALKHRAGFIFLSTSRVYPIKTIETLNFTEAETRFELTDDQPVKGVSSKGIAEDFPLDGARSLYGTTKLASELIIQEYNEFYGLKTVINRCGVITGPWQMGKVDQGVMVLWIAKHYWQQQLGYFGYGGTGKQTRDMLHVADLYRLIDWQLHNLEKVNGEILNAGGGNESSTSLQELTKICQEVTGKTIPIKQVAETRTADIRLYITDNSKVTRLTGWAPQIGVRQIVEDIAEWLDQNHVTLEPILK; encoded by the coding sequence ATGAAAATTCTGATTACCGGCGGTGCCGGCTTTGTTGGTTCTTCGTTGGCGATCGCGCTGAAAACCAACTATCCTTCGTATGAAATTTATTGTTTGGATAACCTTAAGCGTAAAGGTTCTGAACTGAATGTGGCTCGGATTTCGCAATTGGGAATTCATTACGTACACGGGGATATACGAAACAAAGAAGATTTTGATTCTCTGCCCGCCGTTGATACGGTCATTGAAGCTTCGGCAGAACCTTCGGTACTGGCAGGACTGGACGGAACACCTGACTATTTGATTAATACCAACCTTTTCGGTACCGTCAACTGCCTCAATTATGCACTTAAACACCGGGCAGGGTTCATTTTTCTTTCAACCAGCCGGGTATATCCGATCAAGACCATTGAAACCCTTAATTTTACCGAAGCCGAAACCCGTTTTGAGTTGACCGATGACCAGCCCGTAAAGGGGGTTTCGTCCAAAGGGATTGCCGAAGATTTTCCGTTGGATGGCGCCCGTTCGCTGTATGGAACCACCAAGCTGGCTTCGGAATTGATCATTCAGGAATACAATGAATTTTATGGGTTAAAGACCGTCATCAACCGGTGCGGCGTCATTACGGGGCCTTGGCAAATGGGAAAGGTAGATCAGGGGGTAATGGTTCTGTGGATCGCCAAGCATTATTGGCAACAGCAATTGGGCTATTTCGGCTACGGCGGTACGGGGAAACAAACCCGCGACATGCTGCACGTGGCGGATCTGTATCGTTTGATCGATTGGCAATTGCACAACTTAGAAAAAGTAAACGGAGAAATACTCAATGCCGGCGGAGGAAACGAAAGCAGCACGTCATTGCAGGAATTAACCAAGATCTGTCAGGAAGTAACGGGCAAGACCATACCCATCAAACAGGTGGCTGAAACCCGCACGGCAGACATTCGATTGTACATCACCGACAATTCAAAAGTGACGCGCCTGACTGGCTGGGCTCCTCAGATCGGGGTACGGCAGATCGTAGAAGATATTGCCGAATGGCTGGATCAAAATCATGTTACTTTAGAACCTATTTTAAAATAA
- the kduI gene encoding 5-dehydro-4-deoxy-D-glucuronate isomerase yields the protein MHIQVRHTTNPADFKSYDTHRIREEFLMEKLFVPDQFHFVYSHYDRMIVGGIKPVGQLHKLPVYEELRADYFLERRELGILNVGGDGFVMVGDELFTLQKRDCLYVGKGNKLVSFKSLDPEFPAKFILISTPAHRIVPTALMKAADALPVDMGSPEKANTRTIYKYIHAGGLESCQLVMGMTAMKYSSVWNTMPPHVHDRRSEIYVYFDMEEDQRIFHFMGEPEETRHLVVANEQAVISPPWSIHAGAGTTSYSFLWAMAGENYSFTDMDMLTMNEIK from the coding sequence ATGCACATTCAAGTTCGTCATACCACCAATCCTGCGGATTTCAAAAGCTACGATACGCATCGTATTCGTGAAGAATTTTTGATGGAAAAACTCTTTGTTCCGGATCAGTTCCACTTTGTGTACTCTCATTATGATCGCATGATCGTGGGCGGAATCAAACCCGTGGGTCAATTGCATAAACTGCCCGTGTATGAGGAGCTGCGCGCTGATTATTTTCTGGAGCGCCGAGAACTGGGTATTCTCAACGTAGGAGGTGACGGGTTTGTCATGGTAGGTGATGAGCTTTTTACGCTGCAAAAACGGGACTGTTTGTACGTGGGGAAAGGCAATAAACTGGTTTCCTTTAAAAGTCTGGACCCCGAGTTTCCGGCCAAATTTATATTGATCTCTACTCCCGCGCATCGTATCGTGCCTACTGCCCTCATGAAAGCGGCCGATGCGCTGCCTGTAGATATGGGCTCACCGGAGAAAGCCAATACCCGAACAATCTATAAGTATATCCATGCCGGTGGACTGGAGAGTTGTCAGCTGGTAATGGGCATGACCGCCATGAAATACAGCAGTGTTTGGAACACCATGCCCCCCCACGTTCATGACCGTCGGTCGGAGATTTACGTCTATTTTGACATGGAAGAAGATCAGCGGATTTTTCATTTCATGGGCGAGCCCGAAGAGACCCGTCACTTGGTGGTCGCCAACGAACAGGCCGTTATTTCGCCTCCGTGGTCTATCCATGCCGGGGCCGGCACCACCAGCTATTCGTTTCTGTGGGCCATGGCCGGTGAAAATTATTCTTTTACCGATATGGATATGCTGACAATGAATGAAATAAAGTGA
- a CDS encoding phosphoglycerate kinase: protein MKTVDSYNFAGKRALIRVDFNVPLNEKFEITDDTRIQATLPTIRKILADGGSCILMSHLGRPKDGPTEKYSLKHLINPLSVILGVEVKFADDCIGESAYDQATTLKAGEILLLENLRFYKQEEKGDVAFAEKLSQLGDVWVNDAFGTAHRAHASTAVIGQFFEDRICGYVMQAEIDNAQRILEHAERPFTAIMGGAKISDKILIIERLLDKVDNLIIGGGMTYTFTKALGGQIGKSLLEADKQELALEILEKAKAKGVNIIMPVDNVCADAFSNDANRQVVATGHIPDGWEGLDIGPESITLFEEAVRTSKTILWNGPMGVFEFPNFAIGTDAIAKAVVRATEENGAFSLIGGGDSASAINNAGYGDRVSYVSTGGGALLEYMEGKELPGVAALA from the coding sequence ATGAAGACCGTAGATTCGTACAATTTTGCAGGGAAGCGAGCGCTTATTCGCGTAGACTTCAATGTGCCCCTCAACGAGAAATTCGAAATTACTGACGACACCCGTATTCAGGCAACTCTTCCCACCATCCGCAAGATCCTGGCGGACGGCGGCTCCTGCATTCTGATGTCACACTTGGGACGCCCGAAAGACGGGCCAACTGAAAAATATTCCCTTAAACACCTGATCAATCCGCTGTCGGTCATACTGGGCGTTGAGGTTAAATTTGCCGATGATTGCATCGGAGAATCTGCCTATGATCAGGCAACTACCCTTAAAGCCGGCGAAATCCTGTTGCTCGAAAACCTGCGTTTTTACAAGCAGGAAGAAAAAGGCGACGTAGCTTTTGCCGAAAAATTGTCCCAACTCGGAGATGTTTGGGTAAACGATGCCTTCGGAACCGCGCACCGCGCCCACGCTTCTACGGCCGTGATCGGTCAGTTTTTTGAAGACCGTATTTGCGGGTACGTTATGCAGGCTGAAATCGACAATGCCCAGCGCATTCTCGAACACGCGGAGCGTCCTTTCACGGCCATCATGGGCGGTGCCAAGATCTCGGACAAAATCCTCATCATTGAGCGTCTGTTGGATAAAGTAGACAATCTCATCATCGGTGGCGGGATGACCTACACGTTTACCAAAGCCCTGGGTGGCCAAATCGGCAAGTCGTTATTAGAAGCTGATAAGCAGGAGCTGGCCCTTGAAATTCTAGAAAAAGCTAAAGCAAAAGGTGTGAATATCATCATGCCCGTAGATAACGTGTGCGCCGATGCTTTTTCAAACGACGCCAATCGGCAAGTGGTGGCTACCGGACACATCCCCGACGGTTGGGAAGGTTTGGACATTGGTCCTGAGTCGATCACCTTGTTTGAAGAAGCGGTTCGTACTTCAAAGACCATTCTTTGGAATGGCCCGATGGGGGTATTTGAATTTCCTAATTTTGCCATCGGAACGGACGCAATTGCTAAAGCAGTGGTGAGAGCAACGGAAGAAAACGGAGCGTTTTCGCTTATCGGCGGGGGAGATTCAGCTTCAGCCATCAACAATGCCGGCTATGGCGATCGGGTAAGCTACGTTTCCACCGGCGGCGGGGCGTTGCTCGAATACATGGAAGGAAAAGAATTGCCGGGCGTAGCGGCTTTGGCGTAG